The Deinococcus carri genomic sequence GGCCCCTGCGTGTGTTTACTTGCTGACCTGCGCGAAGTCCAGCTCGACCGGCGTCTCGCGCCCGAAGATGCTGACCAGCACCTTGACCTTGGCCTGGGGCGCGTTGACCTCGCTGACCACGCCGCTGAAATCCGCGAAGGGGCCACCCGTGACCCGGACCATATCGCCAGGCTTGAGGTCCACCTTCACGCGCGGCGCGGCCTCCTCCTGGGGTTGCGCGGCCACGCCCACCGAGGCGAGGAGCCGGTGCACTTCCTCGGGGGAGAGAGGCACCGGGCGTGTGGCCGTGCCGACAAAGCCGGTCACGCCGCTCGTGCCGCGCACCACTTCCCATGACTCGCCCAACTCGCCGGGCGCGTCA encodes the following:
- the nusG gene encoding transcription termination/antitermination protein NusG is translated as MSIEWYAVHTYVGQEDRVQQHLLERARKLGMHHTKIFQVLQPTEKAVELQEGGKKVEVERKLFPGYVFVQMDVEDDDAPGELGESWEVVRGTSGVTGFVGTATRPVPLSPEEVHRLLASVGVAAQPQEEAAPRVKVDLKPGDMVRVTGGPFADFSGVVSEVNAPQAKVKVLVSIFGRETPVELDFAQVSK